The Natrinema sp. SYSU A 869 DNA segment CCGAATGTTGGACAGTGGACGATTCTGATAGAGGAAGCGGTGTGGACGTTCAACGGGTTCGATTTTGGAGGTGAACGAACCACTCGAGAAGGCAGTACATGTGGGATCACGAGTGTCATAGAAAAGTTCCACACTCTCTGTAACTATCCGACAAACGGTAAGTACAGGTGTGCCACACATCATTCGATACAGAACATTCTGGTAGCGGTATCGAAAACTGAATGATACTGCTAGTGTTTTCGTCGAATGAAACGTTCAACAGAAACCAAATACGGTTACGTCCTATCATATAGAGCTCCCTCGGGGTGAATCCGTAACCAAAATTTGGCACCGAAGCGATAGATTTATACTACCACTTTCCATCGTTGTTCTTTGTATGGAATATCGACGTCGAGAGGTACTCGGAGCGAGTGCGGCCGGGATCGCCGCAGCAGTCGCAGGGTGTCTTGGACAGGGTGGCGACGATAGCGGGGGGTCGATCGAGGGTGAAGAGCTCGCGCTCGCGACAACGACGAGCACGTACGATACGGGACTGCTCGACGAGATCAACGCAGCGTTCCAGGAGCGGTTCGGCACGCCCGTTGCGGCCAACGCCCAAGGGACGGGCGCCGCGATCGAGTCCGCTCGCAACGGCAACGCAGACGTTATTCTGGTCCACGCGCGCTCGCTCGAGGACGAATTCATGCGAGAGGGACACGGGGTCAACCGGCGGAGCCTGATGTTCAACGACTTCGTGATCGTCGGGCCGAGCGACGACCCAGCGGGCGTCGGCGACACCGAGCAGGCGATTGCGGCCTTCGAGGCCATCGCGAGCGCGCAAGCGCAGTTTGTTTCGCGCGGCGACGACTCGGGCACGCACACGAAAGAGTTAGCTATCTGGGACGAATCGGGTGCCGAGCCCGGCGGCGAGTGGTACCAGGAGCTCGGGAGCGGCATGGGAGAGACGCTGAACAACGCGAGCGAGTCGGGCTCGTACACGCTCGCCGATCGGGGGACGTTCCTCTCGATGCAGGATAACGTCGATCTCGAGATCCTGCTGCAGGGGCCGATCGAGGGCGGACCGGAGCTGCTCGCGAACCCGTACGGAATCATGGCGGCCAATCCGGAAATCCACTCGAACGTGAACTACGACCTCGCGATGGCCTACATCGGCTTTTTCACGAGTCCGGAGGGGCAGGAACTCGTCGGGGACTACACGGCGAACGGCGAACAGCTGTTCTACCCCGAGGCCCTGTCGGAGGACCCAAACTTCCAACAGTACGTTCCGGAGGGATGGCAACCGGACTCGAGCGAGGAGTGATCGGCAGGTCCACTACTCAGACGAAACGACCCACTACTGATGCCATTCGAGTCCCTCGCCGAACCGAACTATCTCCGGAGCATCATCCAGGTCTCGCTGACGGTCAGTCTGACCGCCATCCTGTTGAGTACCCTCCTCAGTCTGCCGATCGCCTTCATCGTCGGCTTCGCGGACTTCCGCGGGAAGCGGCTGATCACGGCCGTCATCAACACGGGGATGGGCTTTCCGAGCGTCGTCGTCGGACTGCTCGTCCTGATGGCCCTCTCGAACAGCGCCCCGCTCGGCGCGCTCGAACTCGTTTACACGCCCGAAGCCATGATCATCTCCCAGTGTGTCCTCGCTGCTCCAGTGATCACCGGCGTCGCCCTGTCGGCCATCGAGAGCGTCGACAACTCCGTCCGGGACGCGGCTTACGGTGTCGGCGGGACTCGAGCCGACGTT contains these protein-coding regions:
- a CDS encoding substrate-binding domain-containing protein codes for the protein MEYRRREVLGASAAGIAAAVAGCLGQGGDDSGGSIEGEELALATTTSTYDTGLLDEINAAFQERFGTPVAANAQGTGAAIESARNGNADVILVHARSLEDEFMREGHGVNRRSLMFNDFVIVGPSDDPAGVGDTEQAIAAFEAIASAQAQFVSRGDDSGTHTKELAIWDESGAEPGGEWYQELGSGMGETLNNASESGSYTLADRGTFLSMQDNVDLEILLQGPIEGGPELLANPYGIMAANPEIHSNVNYDLAMAYIGFFTSPEGQELVGDYTANGEQLFYPEALSEDPNFQQYVPEGWQPDSSEE
- a CDS encoding ABC transporter permease, coding for MPFESLAEPNYLRSIIQVSLTVSLTAILLSTLLSLPIAFIVGFADFRGKRLITAVINTGMGFPSVVVGLLVLMALSNSAPLGALELVYTPEAMIISQCVLAAPVITGVALSAIESVDNSVRDAAYGVGGTRADVALITLKEARYGVVTGILAGFGRAISEVGSVLIVGGNIAYADGTSKTRTITTAITLETRRGEFETALVLGAVLLVLVLLVNGIVLRLGGR